One part of the Granulicella arctica genome encodes these proteins:
- a CDS encoding TIGR00730 family Rossman fold protein: MVQNVAVFCASANGVDPAYCAAAVELGAALAAHSIGLVYGGSNVGLMQTVANAALAGGGRVVGVIPEVLVGMEVAHRGVTELHIVDTMHTRKALMAKLADAFVVLPGGFGTLEEVFEMLTWQALKLHAKPVLLLNTSGFYDRLLAFLDHAVEQGMLKQKNREMVLVAGSVEEALTLLGIAATSV, from the coding sequence ATGGTTCAGAATGTCGCAGTCTTTTGTGCTTCGGCTAATGGAGTCGATCCGGCTTATTGTGCCGCGGCGGTGGAGTTAGGTGCTGCGCTTGCAGCGCACAGCATCGGCCTTGTGTATGGAGGATCCAACGTCGGCTTGATGCAGACTGTGGCCAACGCCGCTCTTGCCGGAGGAGGCAGGGTGGTGGGTGTGATTCCTGAGGTGTTGGTCGGGATGGAGGTTGCGCATCGCGGCGTTACGGAGTTGCACATCGTGGATACGATGCACACGCGCAAGGCTTTGATGGCGAAGCTGGCGGATGCGTTTGTGGTGCTGCCTGGTGGCTTCGGCACACTCGAAGAGGTGTTCGAGATGCTGACGTGGCAGGCGCTGAAGCTGCACGCGAAGCCGGTTTTGCTGCTCAACACGAGCGGCTTTTATGACAGACTGCTGGCGTTTCTCGACCATGCGGTTGAGCAGGGAATGTTGAAGCAGAAGAATCGCGAGATGGTGCTGGTTGCGGGTTCGGTTGAAGAAGCCTTGACGCTGCTGGGTATTGCAGCGACTTCTGTTTAG
- a CDS encoding DUF3050 domain-containing protein has translation MNSPHLTALEQRIQPLSQQLAQHRLYASFESVEDLRRFMESHVFAVWDFMCLLKALQRGLTCVDVPWLPSALPESRRLINEIVFGEESDLYNGQPLSHFELYRIAMLQCGADTTAIDRLLASIAEGSPWATALAASNAPEAASRFVETTFRIIEEGKLHAIAAAFTFGREDLIPDMFRGFLRDQDLRLGGQLSTLRWYMERHIEVDGDEHGPMALRMITELCGDDAAKWHEATEAAEEAINARIALWDSIANIMHETRAVLR, from the coding sequence ATGAATTCGCCCCACCTCACCGCACTCGAGCAACGCATCCAGCCGCTCTCCCAACAGCTCGCCCAGCATCGCCTCTACGCCAGCTTCGAGAGCGTCGAAGACCTCCGCCGCTTCATGGAGTCGCACGTCTTCGCCGTCTGGGACTTCATGTGCCTGCTCAAAGCCCTCCAGCGCGGCCTCACCTGCGTCGATGTCCCCTGGCTGCCCAGCGCACTCCCCGAAAGCCGCCGCCTCATCAACGAGATCGTCTTCGGCGAAGAGAGCGATCTCTACAACGGCCAGCCCCTCAGCCACTTCGAGCTCTATCGCATCGCCATGCTCCAGTGCGGAGCCGACACCACCGCCATCGACCGCCTCCTCGCATCCATCGCCGAAGGCAGCCCATGGGCCACCGCCCTCGCCGCCTCAAACGCACCTGAAGCCGCATCCCGCTTCGTCGAAACCACCTTCCGCATCATCGAAGAAGGCAAGCTCCACGCCATCGCCGCTGCCTTCACCTTCGGCCGCGAAGACCTCATCCCCGACATGTTCCGCGGCTTCCTCCGCGATCAGGACCTTCGCCTCGGAGGCCAGCTATCGACCCTCCGCTGGTACATGGAGCGCCACATCGAAGTCGACGGCGACGAGCATGGCCCCATGGCCCTTCGCATGATCACCGAGCTCTGCGGCGACGACGCCGCCAAGTGGCACGAAGCCACCGAAGCCGCCGAAGAAGCCATCAACGCACGCATAGCCCTCTGGGACAGCATCGCCAACATCATGCACGAAACCCGCGCAGTCCTCCGCTAA
- a CDS encoding gamma-butyrobetaine hydroxylase-like domain-containing protein, whose product MSHEGIRIVSEEEAKRSAVFEVKLPPEAVTPQKVRVHKTEGTGVEIDWRDGHASSWTFTWLRNACPCATCHEEREKSGRPPGIPKPQPTTLLPMYEAPARPVEITPIGKYALRFKWNDGHESGIYSWEYLRKVCQCPQCVPVGVTK is encoded by the coding sequence ATGAGTCATGAAGGAATCCGCATCGTCAGCGAAGAAGAGGCCAAGCGCTCCGCCGTTTTCGAGGTCAAGCTCCCACCCGAGGCCGTAACCCCGCAAAAGGTCCGCGTCCACAAGACCGAAGGCACCGGCGTCGAGATCGACTGGCGCGACGGCCACGCCAGCTCCTGGACCTTCACCTGGCTCCGCAACGCCTGCCCCTGCGCCACCTGCCACGAAGAACGCGAGAAGAGCGGCCGCCCTCCCGGCATCCCCAAACCGCAACCGACAACGCTGCTCCCCATGTACGAGGCCCCCGCACGCCCCGTCGAAATCACCCCCATCGGCAAATACGCCCTGCGCTTCAAGTGGAACGACGGCCACGAGAGCGGTATCTACTCCTGGGAGTACCTCCGCAAGGTCTGCCAGTGTCCACAATGTGTTCCTGTAGGAGTTACAAAATGA
- a CDS encoding ATP-binding cassette domain-containing protein, which translates to MPSPTPPETAPLLQADGLIKEYPSDRGTTRVVDDVSFTIRRGETLGLVGESGSGKSTVARMLIRLIEPTAGTIHLHGEDIRTASSRRIRTLRRQMQIVFQDPYAALNPRMSVRQILAEPFRIHHEQPAEGMKPRLLELLATVGLDASALPRYPHEFSGGQRQRINIARALALRPQFLVLDEPVSALDVSVGAQVINLLRDLQRQHGLTYLFISHSMPLVRYLCNRIAVMHRGRLVELGEAEQVCTAPTNPYTQQLIAATPELPIETPA; encoded by the coding sequence GTCGCCGACGCCTCCCGAAACCGCACCTCTGCTCCAGGCCGACGGCCTCATCAAGGAGTACCCCAGCGACCGCGGCACCACCCGCGTCGTCGACGACGTCTCCTTCACCATCCGCCGCGGCGAAACCCTCGGCCTCGTCGGCGAATCCGGCTCCGGCAAAAGCACCGTAGCCCGCATGCTCATCCGCCTCATCGAGCCCACCGCCGGCACCATCCACCTCCACGGCGAAGACATCCGCACCGCATCCTCCCGCCGTATCCGCACCCTCCGCCGCCAGATGCAGATCGTCTTCCAGGACCCCTACGCCGCCCTCAACCCGCGTATGAGCGTCCGCCAGATCCTCGCCGAGCCCTTCCGCATCCACCACGAACAGCCCGCCGAAGGCATGAAGCCCCGCCTCCTCGAACTCCTCGCCACCGTCGGCCTCGACGCCTCCGCCCTCCCCCGCTACCCGCACGAGTTCAGCGGAGGCCAGCGCCAACGCATCAACATCGCCCGAGCCCTCGCCCTCCGCCCCCAGTTCCTGGTCCTCGACGAACCCGTCAGCGCCCTCGACGTCTCCGTCGGAGCCCAGGTCATCAACCTCCTCCGCGACCTCCAGCGCCAGCACGGCCTCACCTACCTCTTCATCTCCCACTCCATGCCGCTCGTCCGCTACCTCTGCAATCGCATCGCCGTCATGCATCGAGGCCGCCTCGTCGAACTAGGCGAAGCCGAACAAGTCTGCACCGCCCCCACCAACCCCTACACCCAACAACTCATAGCCGCCACCCCAGAACTCCCCATCGAAACCCCAGCCTGA